In the genome of Mixta calida, the window GTTTGCTATGGAAGTAAAAGATCCCATGGTTGAGTTACTCAGCAGTCTTGAGCAAATTGTATTGACACGGAATGTTGGCGATACCTTTTCCGCGCAGCAAGAAAAAACGGTCTCAGTGCCAGAACCACAGCGCCTGCGTGAAATGACCGGCATGAAAATTGATGAATTTGCCCGCGTGATGGGCGTGAGCGTCTCTTCAGTGAAAAGCTGGGAAGCGAGACGCACCCGCCCGTCAGGTAGCGCACAGAAGCTGATGCAGCTGCTGCATTCAAACCCGTATCTGGGCCGCCAGCTGCTTGACTGAGTGTGTAAATACCGAAAAAAACCCGCCACCGGCGGGTTTTTTTGTTTCAGGCCAGCTGATGAGCCAGATGCTCCATCAGATCGGGCGGCACGGGCGGCGCATAGTTCTGTCCCTCTTCTACGCCGCGCGCCGCCAGACTCCAGGCATCGCCTGAGGCGGCGAGCGCCAGGCTAATCGGCTCCAGCGATGCGTCCAGCGTTTTTGTCTCCGCCGCGCTTTCCTTTGCCTCCGCCGTTTGCGCCAGCAGCGCCGCGATGGCGCTTTCGCCGCCGCTCAGTCCCAGGTCGGCCAGCGTCGTCGGCAATGCGCCGCTTTCCGACAGGCCGTTATGCGCCATCTCTCCGACATCAGCGATGAGGCTGTTTAGCGCGCTGAGCGATAGCTGATGGGCATCCTCCGGCGTGGCTTCCTGATGAACGGTCTGTCCGTCGCCATGGTCCGGCCTGTTGTCCACTGTCGCAGACTGGGCGTTGAAGGCCGTGCTGGTTTCTTCCTCAGCGTGCGTCGCCAGATCCGGGACGGCTTCAGCCAGCACGCTGTTTGCCGGGGCGTGGCCGGTATCGAACGTCACGCTACGACTGGCGCTGCTGCTGCCGGGAAATTCCGGGTTATCAGGATGGGCGACGGTAACGTTAAGTTGATAATCGCCGTCCGGGATAGTGGCCAGCGCGCCTGCCGGGATGGTGACTTTCCAGCGTCCGTCATTATCGGTAACGGTTTGCCAGCTCAGTTCGCCCAGCGTTACCGTCACTGCGCTGCCGGCAAATATATAATGGGTGGTGCCGCCGATCGTTTGATCGCTTTGCGCTTCCGTCGCGTTGATGATGTTATCGCCCCAGGGGTCAATGGCTACCTGCGGCGGGAAATCGCTGGGATCGGTGTCGCGGGTGAATTCCAGGATGCGCGCCGTGACGATGCTCGGCTGGCCCTCTTCCAGCAGGGTAACGGTCACCATCTGCGTACCGTTCATCGGCAGCAGTTTGGTCTCTTCAAAGGGCACCCACACGCTCCAGTTCAGCTCGCCATTCACCAGCGTGAGCCCGCTTTGATAATGTTGTCCACGCAGCTCGACGT includes:
- a CDS encoding HTH-type transcriptional regulator is translated as MEVKDPMVELLSSLEQIVLTRNVGDTFSAQQEKTVSVPEPQRLREMTGMKIDEFARVMGVSVSSVKSWEARRTRPSGSAQKLMQLLHSNPYLGRQLLD